The genomic stretch TAAAGATGGCGGCATAGCCAAGTGGTAAGGCAGAGGTCTGCAAAACCTTCATCCCCAGTTCAAATCTGGGTGCCGCCTCTCTCCCTAACCTATATATAATGCGGACTTTCGGCTTTTTGAATTTTTAGTTTTCATAGCCGAAATCCTATTATATTTTGGCTCTCATTTTTCAGGAGATTAGGCACTCTAATTGGTTATCTTTTCCCTGAGTATCAAAAAAGAGTACCCCGTTTCCGTAGGCATAATTTCTAAAATAAAGAAAATTAGCGATCAGTCAATATCCTTGAAAATTGTTATTATAACTTAATAGCAAATCATAAGGTGTGAAGAGATTTATGGCTGTTCAATTAAAACAAGCTCTCGTTGTTGCTCAGTATATCATTACCCAACGTTTAAGGGGTCGTAAACGCTTTCCTCTAGTGTTAATGCTAGAACCTTTGTTTCGTTGTAACTTAGCTTGTTCAGGATGCGGAAAAATTCAACATCCTGCTGAAATTTTAACCCGTAATCTTACCCCTGAAGAATGTTTTACCGCAGTTGAAGAATGTGGTGTTCCTGTGGTATCTATTCCTGGTGGTGAACCTTTACTTCATCCCCAAATTGGTGAAATTGTTAAAGGTTTAGTCGAACGGAAAAAATTTATCTATTTTTGTACTAATGCTATTCTTTTAGAAAAAAGTCTCGATAAATTTGAACCTTCTCCTTATCTAACTTTTAGTGTTCATTTAGATGGTTTACGGGAACATCATGATAAATGTGTTGATCGTAAAGGTGTATTTGATAAAGCAGTTCAAGGAATTCGTGCAGCTAAAGCTAAAGGGTTTCGGGTAACAACAAATACCACTGTATTTGAAGGAACAGACCCTAAAGAAATGCAGGATTTTTTTGATTTTGTGCAAACATTAGATACAGATGGAATGATGATTTCTCCTGGATATAGTTATGAATGGGCCCCAGACCAAGATCATTTCTTGAAACGGGAACAAACTAAAGCTTTATTTCAAGAAATTTTAAGTCCTTGGAAATCAGGTAAAAAGCGATGGAATTTTAATCATAATCCTCTATTTTTAGATTTTCTTTTAGGAGATAAAGATTATGAATGTACCCCTTGGGGAAGTCCTAGTTATAGCGTTCTTGGT from Aphanothece sacrum FPU1 encodes the following:
- the hpnH gene encoding adenosyl-hopene transferase HpnH, which codes for MAVQLKQALVVAQYIITQRLRGRKRFPLVLMLEPLFRCNLACSGCGKIQHPAEILTRNLTPEECFTAVEECGVPVVSIPGGEPLLHPQIGEIVKGLVERKKFIYFCTNAILLEKSLDKFEPSPYLTFSVHLDGLREHHDKCVDRKGVFDKAVQGIRAAKAKGFRVTTNTTVFEGTDPKEMQDFFDFVQTLDTDGMMISPGYSYEWAPDQDHFLKREQTKALFQEILSPWKSGKKRWNFNHNPLFLDFLLGDKDYECTPWGSPSYSVLGWQKPCYLLNEGHYKTFKELLEETQWENYGNKSNNTQCADCMVHCGYEPTAAVDAMNPANMGRALGSLLSA